Within the Bacillus pumilus genome, the region CCCAAAAAGATGACTATTCCCATAAAAAAAACGCCCCAGAGGGACGCTCAATATAAAAGTAAGATTAAATTTTATCTATTCACACGACGACAACAAGGATTTTTCAAGTCACTTCCACAATCGTACTCTTCAACACAGCACTCACTCTCATACGATTCTGTCACTGGATAAAAATTCTCAATCCTTTTGATGTGTTTATTTACATTTGTAATATGAGTTGGATGAATTCGTCTGATTGTATTCTCACTAGTTGTTTTTTTGACGATATTACGTGTTGGTGAAACAATTGTTTCGTCCTTACAATGATTTCCTTTACGAGAACCAAAGAAAAAATCGTCCATTCTGTTGCGGCTCATATCAACACCCTTTCAACAGTTTTTACTTTCATCACAGCATATGAAAAAATAGTCAGATTGTCCTCCACAAGTATCATTAAAAATGGAAAA harbors:
- a CDS encoding spore coat protein; the encoded protein is MSRNRMDDFFFGSRKGNHCKDETIVSPTRNIVKKTTSENTIRRIHPTHITNVNKHIKRIENFYPVTESYESECCVEEYDCGSDLKNPCCRRVNR